The Bacteroidota bacterium sequence GCCTTATCACACGAGCGGCGCAGTTGAAGCGCCTTGAGACTGTGGCCAGTTCAACGGCTCGGTCCATCATGACGATCGAGGACTCGGTGGCAAGCGTAGTGAGCGTCACAAAAAAGTTTGCTGTCAAAGCAATCCTGGGAGGTCCAACACGGTGCGGGCTGCACCACCTACGAGCCAGATATCAATCGACTCGAACCATTGGGGAGTTACCCCGCGCAGCTCACTGGATCGGACTGCCCTTCGGCCGGCGGCAGGCGTACTTGATTCTCATCTCTGCAGAGATAAGACCCAGATACGTGAGCCAACTGCCAGAAACTCAACAGGCCGGCTTGCGCCAGCCCGGAGAGTGTCTTACTTAACCCGTACACCTATCTTTACGGAGCGGTATGCGGATTTCTCAACAACCTGATAACAACTTAACTCAGATGAAGATTACAATTAAACTCATGGCGGTAGCGGCGATGCTCGGGCTCGCTGGTTCCGCAATGGCACAGAGCTCTGACAATGCACTTGCACACATTGGTTTCAGACTGGCTGTTCCGATTCACATCGCAGCGTGGACGGGCGACGGGCAGAACCCATCATACCTCGATTTCGGTACACTCATTTCGCAGAACTCGACACTCGATGGTAGTGCGACGTTGACCCCATGGGCGCTCGGATATTCTGGTCCGTTCGCTTATGGAAGCAGCCTCACCAATCTGACGAACCTGAACCCAGTCGGCGATATGCCTCACTCTTCATACTGGCAGATCACCGGCGAGCCGGGCGCGCTCTTCACGCTTTCGATCAACGGCACAACCGTATATGGCAGTGATGGAATTCCGAAGCAGATGACGCTTGACCCCAATCCTCCCGTCGTGAGCAAATGGCGGTGGTTTGCACAGTTCCCGAATCCCGCGAACGACAAGGCATGCTCGATCGTGACGATGCCGGGTTCCGGATCGTTGGTCGTCGCGATTGCTGGCACGCTCACAATTCCGTATCAATATACGGCGGTTGGCGACCACAGCGCAGACTTCCCAGTGACCGTGTACTATTAATCGGATGGAATCCAGGACTCTTGACTCTTGTGATCGAAGACATCGATCCAGAACGGGAGTTCGATCCTGAAGAACAGGAAATACAAGAACAGGGTAACCGGTTGGGCGCTTCGCTCTCACCAAGCGTCCAACCGGCGATTTTATGAATCTTCAGATTCATCAGGAGTATATCCATGAAGAGCCTCAAAGAACTTCTCGAATATGCGCAACACGCACTTCTCCTGATTGCATGTGTTAGTGCGTTTCTCGGCTCCATCATCGTCGCATCAGTCTCCCTTTCTGGCGCGCAAAGCTTGAGCGATCGCCTTACCGATACCTCGCTGAGGTCAAGAGTGAAGGCGTCTACGCCAGTGCCCGCGCTCTCGCCTCAACCAACACAGAGTAATACAGTCGTAGTTAACGTAGCGCCTCGCTCGTCCAGAAACTCACAAGTCACAGTTCCGAACCATTCGGGCGCTTCAGCCGGCTCAACGGGCAACGGATTCCAGGCAAACTCGCATCTGGCCTCGACCAGTACGGCAATGGAAGGGAACACTATTGCAGGCATGAAGTCTCAGCTTTCGTCGATAGGAACAACGCGGAGTAATAGTTTCAGCAACGGTCGCATCAGGATCACACCAATCCGCGATCTCAATTTTGGAGTGGGCGTCATTGGCGCAGGTGGTGGTACGATCACAACGACTCCGGCCGGAGTGTCAAGTTGCACCGGCGCCGTCATTCTTGAGCCCACTTCGAACGCCACCGCTGGAGCATTTCAGTTCTCGATTGCGGGAGACGAAGACGAGGAAGATCCATGGGTCGATAACGGCCATGGGCGAGCCCGCAGACACAATCATCATCGCAACGGCAGCCGCAATGCCGACAGTGATCAGCAAGACGGCAGTCTGCAGATCCTCTCCATCATGATGCCGGATCACGCGGTGCTTACTCGTGTTGGCGGCAGCGGAACATACACGGCTGATCATTTTACGTACGCGATCGATCGCGAGACAGTATATGTCGGGGCCACACTTCACGTTACCCAAAGCCAGATTTCCGGCCCGTTCGCGGGAAGCTATTACCTCACGCTCATTCTTGAGTGAGCAATTGGATGTTTGCATAAACTGTTCAAATAATTTCTTGGTGTTATGAAGAATCACTCCGTCACACTCATGCTGATGCTGGCGTCCTTGGCCAGCCTGACAGCTTCAAAAGTCGTTCGCTCACAGGCCCCGATGATAGAGCCAAGGCGCATCGTCTTGGACGCAAAGCAGCGAAGTGCTACCGCAAATGTGTACAACACTACGGATGATACCGCAACGTACACTGTCAGTTGGAGTCATCTCCGAATGAACGAGAATGGTGAGTACCAGCCGATCGACAGTGTCACGCCGGAAGATAGGATCGCCGATTCGATCGTCCGGTTCTATCCACCCGAGATCACATTGCCGCCTCATGCCGCACAAGTTGTTCGCGTGCGCTTTTTGAAACCGAGGGACCTGGCTCCACTGGAATTCCGCTCGCACCTCTTATTTTCTGAGGTCGCCCGAGCAGTTTCTGTGGAACGGGCCTTGAGCGATACCGGGAAATTACGAATACTACTCCATCCCAGATGGGCGGTGGCCATCCCGGTCATCGTACGCAATGAGACAACTCCGGCATCAGTAAGCCTTGATAGTGTTGCAATCTCGGATTTGGATACGGGGAGGCGTGCTCAGTTTTCTGTGAACATCCGCCGCTCCGGCGTCGAGTCGAGTTATGGGATGATCGTGATCAAACACGTCGATTCTGATGGCAAAGAGACCCAGGTTGCCTTCTTCAAGAATGTAGCGGTGTATCCACCCGTCGGGGTCCGCAAGCTCCGGCAGACCATCACCGTACCGAAAGATATCGACCTGACCTCAGGAAAGATCACGGTGGAGTATCAAACTTCTACCGGGAGCCAGACTGAGCAAGTTCAGGCATCCGCTCAACTGGCGCTCGGTAAGTGAGCCGCCATGTGTGATCTATTCGGAGGAATTCTCAAGTCCAATGCATGGCACAACGAATGGCAATCACCCCGGCCTCAAGCAAGCAACAGGCTACCAAGCGGTCGCTGAATCGAGAGGCAAGGCCGTCACGTGGAACGGGCGAATCCGGAGTCTTCTTCTTTTTCTTTGCCTGGGATTCCTTTGGCTGGGAATCCCAGGTGTCGGAGTAGCTCGAGACAATCCCAAGCCAACCGCAAAGCGAACCTCTGCAGCACTCCGACCTGCGGATATCGAGCTAGTCAACAAGACCATCGGCAGTACTGATGCTCAGGCGCTCATCCGTGACACCATCGCCTATGTTAACCCGCTGGACGTCTTCAATTTCATCCACGTTCACACGACTCTCTCTTCGAACGAGGATATTCTCTCCGGCTTTTACATTGATGAGAAACGGACGTTCATCATCAATTCGGCCGAACGATCCATCACGTTCGAGGGGCATCGATACGCGATCGGAGACAGTGAATTCGCAGGGGGATCGACCGGGACGTATCTTGCCACGAGTGTCCTGGAAAGGGTCTTTAAGCTGAAGTGCGCTTTTGACTTGCGGAAGCTCCAGGTCGCGATCTCCTCTGGTGAGAAGCTTCCCGCTGAACGTGAATTCGAGGATGAGAAGCGGAGAAACAATGCCCAGGGCCTCACGAAGACTCTGTACCGAAAGCCAGACCGTGTATTCACTCTGCCTCGCTCTTGGTTCTCGCTGGGGATTCTGGACTGGTCGTTTGGGGCGTTCTACTCCAAATCCTCCGAGTCGGGCAACTACCACCTGCAACTTGGCAGCCAATTCGCCGGCGGCGATCTCGACGCATCATTGGACGGGAATTACAATGAAACGATCGATTGGGCACGGACGC is a genomic window containing:
- a CDS encoding DUF4402 domain-containing protein — translated: MKSLKELLEYAQHALLLIACVSAFLGSIIVASVSLSGAQSLSDRLTDTSLRSRVKASTPVPALSPQPTQSNTVVVNVAPRSSRNSQVTVPNHSGASAGSTGNGFQANSHLASTSTAMEGNTIAGMKSQLSSIGTTRSNSFSNGRIRITPIRDLNFGVGVIGAGGGTITTTPAGVSSCTGAVILEPTSNATAGAFQFSIAGDEDEEDPWVDNGHGRARRHNHHRNGSRNADSDQQDGSLQILSIMMPDHAVLTRVGGSGTYTADHFTYAIDRETVYVGATLHVTQSQISGPFAGSYYLTLILE
- a CDS encoding DUF4402 domain-containing protein, giving the protein MKITIKLMAVAAMLGLAGSAMAQSSDNALAHIGFRLAVPIHIAAWTGDGQNPSYLDFGTLISQNSTLDGSATLTPWALGYSGPFAYGSSLTNLTNLNPVGDMPHSSYWQITGEPGALFTLSINGTTVYGSDGIPKQMTLDPNPPVVSKWRWFAQFPNPANDKACSIVTMPGSGSLVVAIAGTLTIPYQYTAVGDHSADFPVTVYY